The sequence GCCGTGTCCGGCGACCGCGCGGGCCAGCTCGCCCGCGCCGCCGGACAGTTCGGCCGCGACCGCCTCCCACGCCTGTCCGGCCTCCTCGGGCACGGAGCCGGCCAGCCGGGCCAGACCGTCGGCGAGACTCTCCTCGGCCAGGGCGTACCGCTCCAGACCGACCAGGACCCGGACCGGCCGCTCCTGCTCCTCGCCGGTGTCCTCGGGCGCCGGCGCGCCGGGCTCCTCCAGGGCGTCCTGGAACGCCAGCGCCTCGCCCTCGGCGAGCGCGCCCTGCACCGCCGCGTCCGGGTCCGGCACGCTCTGCCGGCCGAGCGCCGCGATGAGCGCGGGCAGCTCCAGCGCGGTGTGCCCGGCGACGGCCGCCTGCTCCAGCAGCCAGACCGTCAGCGCGCGGCCCCGCCGCTCGTCGCCCGGGCCGCACTCCGCTCCGAGCAGCGCCCGCGCGAAGCCGTCGGCCTGCTCCGGCCGCACGCCGCCGACCCGGAGCAGCTGCCAGGGGTCCTCCCGGAGCGCGGTGCCGGCGGCCTCGCCGAGCACCGCCGCCACCTGCGGGGCCATGCTGTCCGGCGCGCCGCCCTCGGCCAGCACCCGGCGCACGGCGTCGACGGTCTCCGGCGCGGGGCGCCGGGCGCGACCGGGGCGGGGGCGGGCCGGGGACGGCGTACCGGCTCCGGGGCGGGACGGCGCGGTGCCGGCGCCGGCTCGGCGAACACCGCGGCCGGCGGCTTCTCGCCGCTCTCCACCGCCCGGACCGCCGCGAGCAGGTCGGCCGCCTTGCCGCTGAGCTTGGCGCCGCTGGTGATGGGGGCCTTCTTTTCGGCCTTGCGCCGCTCGATCCGCTCCCGCTCGATCCGCTGCGCGGCCAGCTCGGCCTCCACCTCGGACAGCCCGGCCGCACCACCTTCGCCGACGACGTCCCCGGCCTCCTCCGAGGCGTCCGTACCCTCGGCAGCCTCCGTACCCTCGGCCGTATCCGCACCGTCGGCCGTCTCCGTACCCGTCTCCGGGCCCTCGGCCGTCACGTCCTCGGTACCCGTGCCGGTGTCCCCCTCGTGTGTCTCACGGGTGTCCGGCGTCCCCGGCCCGGCTTCCTCCGTGGTCTCCGGCTCCGTGCTCACAGCGTGCTCCAGTCGTGATCGGGATAGCGGTGCACGGGCGCCGACACATCGTCCAGCGCCCGGCAGATCTCGTCAGGAAGACTAAGGGTCTCCACTGACAATGCCGCCGTGAGCTGCTGCGCCGTGCGCGCGCCCACGATCGGCGCGGCCACCCCGGGCCGGTCCCGCACCCACGCCAGGGCCACCTGGAGCGGGGTCACCGCGAGCCCGTCGGCCGCCGTCGTCACCGCGTCCACGATGCGCGTCGCGGTGTCGTCCAGATACGGCTCGACGAACAGGGCGAGGTGCTCGGAGGCGCCGCGCGAGTCCGGGGGAGTGGTGTGCCGGTACTTGCCGGTCAGCACGCCCCGGCCGAGCGGGGAGGACGGCAGCAGGCCCACGCCGAGGTCGAGCGCGGCCGGCAGCACCTCGCGCTCCACACCGCGCTGGAGCAGCGAGTACTCCATCTGGGTGCTGGCCAGCCGGGTACGGGTGCCCGGCGCCGCGAGCTGCCAGGTGGCCGCCTTGGCCAGCTGCCAGCCGCAGAAGTTGGAGACGCCCGCGTACCGGGCCCGGCCGCTGCTCACCGCGAGGTCGAGGGCCTGGAGCGTCTCCTCCAGCGGGGTCCCGGGGTCGTAGGCGTGGACGTGCCACACGTCGACGTACTCCGTGCCCAGGCGGGCCAGGGAGGCGTCGAGCGCGGCCAGCAGATGGCCCCGGGAGCCGTCGAAGCGGCGGTCGGGGTCGGGCACGCTGCCGGCCTTGGTGGAGATGACCAGATCCCGGCGGGGCACCAGCCCGTCCATGAGCCGGCCGAGCAGATACTCCGCCTCACCGTCGCCGTACACGTCGGCGGTGTCGACGAGGGTGCCGCCGGCCTCCCAGAACGTCTTCAGCATGTCAGCGGCGTCGTGCTCGTCGGTGTCCCGCCCCCAGGTGAGGGTGCCGAGTCCGATCCTGGACACGCGCAGGCCGGTACGGCCGAGATGCCTCTGCTCCATGCGGGCGAGATTACTGGCCGGAACCGGTGTGGTGGGTGGCCTGTGGACAACCGCGCCCGAAGGGGCACGGGGCCGCGTTCTCCACAGGGCCCACGCGGGAGCGGAACCAGCCGCCGCTCTGCCGTCTCCCGCCGTCCCCGCGCTAAGGTCTGCCCCACAGGCACGTTACTCACGGGTAAGGGGAATCGCGCATGCAGCTCGGGATCAACCTCGGTTACTGGGGTGCCGGAATGGACGGCGACAACCTGGCCGTGGCACAGGAGGCCGACCGGCTCGGCTACGCGGTGTGCTGGGCCGCCGAGGCCTACGGCTCCGACGCGGCCACCGTGCTCAGCTGGGTCGCCGCGCAGACCGAGCGCATCGACGTCGGATCGGCCATCTTCCAGATCCCCGCCCGCCAGCCCGCGATGACGGCGATGACCGCGGCCACGCTCGACTCGCTCTCCGGCGGCCGGTTCCGGCTCGGCCTCGGCGTCTCCGGCCCGCAGGTGTCCGAGGGCTGGTACGGCGTCACGTTCGACAAGCCGCTGGCCCGCACCCGCGAGTACGTGGAGATCGTCCGCAAGGCGATGACCCGGGAGCGGCTGACGTACGACGGCGAGCACTGGACGCTGCCGCTGCCCGGCGGCCCCGGCAAGCCGATCAAGCTGACCGTGCACCCGCAGCGCGAGCACATCCCGCTCTACATCGCGGCCATCGGCCCGAAGAACCTGGAGCAGACCGGTGAGATCGCCGACGGCGCGCTGCTGATCTTCCCCTCCGCCGAGCACCTGGAGGAGACCACCGTCAGGCACCTGCGGGCCGGCCGGGAGAAGGCGGGCCTGACGCTGGACGGGTTCGACGTGTGCCCGACGCTGCCGATCGCCGTCGGCGACGACCGGGACGTGGCCCGGCTCGCCGACACCTTCCGCCCCTACACCGCCCTGTACGTGGGCGGCATGGGCAGCGCCAAGCAGAACTTCTACAACCGGCTCGCCCAGCGCATGGGCTACGAGGAGGAAGCCGCCGAGATCCAGCGGAAGTACCTCTCCGGGGACAAGCAGGGCGCCGCCGCCGCGATCCCGCAGGACCTCATCGACCAGACCACCCTGCTCGGCTCCGTCGACCGCATCGCCGACCGGATGCGGGCCTACGCCGCCGCCGGCGTCACCACCCTCAGCCTGTCCCCGGCCGGCTTCACACTGGAGGAGCGGCTCGCCTCGCTGCGGGCCGGCAGCGAGGCCCTGGAGCGCGCCGGGCTGGCGTAAGGAGAGTTCCACGGCCGTGGTGGGGGCTCGGGGGTCTTCCCCGCCACGGCCGTCACCGGGAACAACGCGCCCGGCGCCGCACGGTTACGACCCCCGGCGCCCTTCTTCCGCACCGCCGCACCCGTCCGTCCGAGCCGGCCCACGGCCCCGCCGCGGCCGGCCCCGCACGACCGCCCTCCGCGTGCCCGGACGCCGCGACACCCACGGCGGCGCGCACCCGGCCGCCGGGCCCAGCGGCGCCCCTCACAACCAGCCGCGCCGTTTGAACAGCCCGTACAACAGCACCTCCAGCACGGCCATCAGCACGATCACCACCGGATACGACCACAGCCAGTGCAGCTCGGGCATGTGGTCGAAGTTCATGCCGTAGATCCCCGCGATCATCGTGGGCACCGCGGCCATCGCCGCCCACGCGGAGATCTTCCGCATGTCGTCGTTCTGCCGGACGCTCATCTGCGCCAGATGGGCCGACAGGATGTCCGACACCAGCCGGTCCAGGGCCTCCACGGACTCGTTCACACGCGTGAGGTGGTCGCCCACGTCCCGGAAGAAGGGCCGCGACTTGTCGTGCACGAACGG comes from Streptomyces sp. SCL15-4 and encodes:
- a CDS encoding aldo/keto reductase: MEQRHLGRTGLRVSRIGLGTLTWGRDTDEHDAADMLKTFWEAGGTLVDTADVYGDGEAEYLLGRLMDGLVPRRDLVISTKAGSVPDPDRRFDGSRGHLLAALDASLARLGTEYVDVWHVHAYDPGTPLEETLQALDLAVSSGRARYAGVSNFCGWQLAKAATWQLAAPGTRTRLASTQMEYSLLQRGVEREVLPAALDLGVGLLPSSPLGRGVLTGKYRHTTPPDSRGASEHLALFVEPYLDDTATRIVDAVTTAADGLAVTPLQVALAWVRDRPGVAAPIVGARTAQQLTAALSVETLSLPDEICRALDDVSAPVHRYPDHDWSTL
- a CDS encoding LLM class F420-dependent oxidoreductase; amino-acid sequence: MQLGINLGYWGAGMDGDNLAVAQEADRLGYAVCWAAEAYGSDAATVLSWVAAQTERIDVGSAIFQIPARQPAMTAMTAATLDSLSGGRFRLGLGVSGPQVSEGWYGVTFDKPLARTREYVEIVRKAMTRERLTYDGEHWTLPLPGGPGKPIKLTVHPQREHIPLYIAAIGPKNLEQTGEIADGALLIFPSAEHLEETTVRHLRAGREKAGLTLDGFDVCPTLPIAVGDDRDVARLADTFRPYTALYVGGMGSAKQNFYNRLAQRMGYEEEAAEIQRKYLSGDKQGAAAAIPQDLIDQTTLLGSVDRIADRMRAYAAAGVTTLSLSPAGFTLEERLASLRAGSEALERAGLA